A genomic stretch from Solanum stenotomum isolate F172 chromosome 8, ASM1918654v1, whole genome shotgun sequence includes:
- the LOC125874212 gene encoding acetolactate synthase 1, chloroplastic-like, whose protein sequence is MAVSSPNPSSSTFLHNPFTSSSYYSSKLLSRTFFPFPHTPTIIPHKSLTITVDVSTTPNGALVPLMETTFTSRFLPDEPRKGCDILVEALEREGVNSVFAYPGGTTLEIHQALTRSPTIRNILPRHEQGGVFAAEGYARATRFPGVCMATSGPGATNLISGLADAMADSIPIVAITGQVPRRMIGTDAFQEIPIIEVTRSITKHNYLVMDVHDIPRIVREAFFLARSGRPGPVLIDVPKDVQQQMDIPNWDQPMKLPGYMSRLPLPPKKTLLEQIVRLISESKKPVLYVGGGCVQSSNELRRFVQLTGIPVASTLMGLGAFPTGDELSLQMLGMHGTVYSNYAVDSSDLLLAFGVRFDDRVTGKLETFASRAKIAHIDIDSKEIGKNKQPHVSICTDIKLALQGLNLILMERRSVLKLNFSPWRKELTEQKLKYPLKYNFYGGSIPPQYAIEVLDELTNGNAIITSGVGQHQMWSAQYYKYKNPMQCLTSGGFGAMGFGLPAAIGAAIARPDAIVVDIDGDGSFMMNVQELATVRVENLPVKMMILNNQHLGMATQWEDRFYKANRADSYLGNPSNKARIFPNMLKFAEACDIPAARVINNNDVRDAIRKMLDTPGPYLLDVIVSHQEHVLPMIPSDGAFKDVITEGDGRCSY, encoded by the exons ATGGCGGTATCTTCTCCAAATCCTTCCTCTTCCACTTTCCTCCACAATCCTTTTACATCATCTTCTTATTATTCCTCTAAGCTTCTTTCCAGAACATTCTTTCCTTTTCCACACACTCCAACAATTATTCCTCATAAATCTCTTACCATCACCGTCGACGTTTCCACAACCCCAAATGGTGCTCTAGTACCATTAATGGAGACGACATTCACTTCTCGATTCCTCCCCGATGAACCCCGAAAAGGATGTGACATCTTGGTTGAAGCCCTTGAGCGTGAAGGCGTTAACAGTGTATTTGCTTATCCAGGCGGTACTACTCTGGAAATTCACCAGGCTCTTACCCGTTCTCCAACCATAAGGAATATATTGCCACGTCATGAACAGGGTGGCGTTTTCGCGGCTGAAGGTTATGCACGCGCCACCCGGTTCCCTGGTGTTTGTATGGCTACCTCTGGCCCTGGAGCTACTAATCTTATTAGTGGTCTTGCTGATGCTATGGCTGATAGTATTCCAATTGTTGCTATTACAG GTCAAGTTCCTCGTAGAATGATTGGAACAGACGCATTTCAAGAAATTCCAATTATTGAGGTAACTAGATCAATTACCAAGCATAATTATCTAGTCATGGACGTTCACGATATTCCCAGGATTGTCCGAGAGGCGTTTTTCCTAGCTCGATCAGGACGACCTGGACCAGTTTTAATTGATGTTCCTAAAGATGTTCAACAACAAATGGATATTCCTAATTGGGATCAGCCCATGAAGTTGCCAGGTTATATGTCTAGACTCCCGTTACCACCAAAAAAGACGCTATTGGAACAAATTGTTAGATTAATTTCTGAGTCAAAGAAGCCTGTTTTGTATGTTGGTGGAGGGTGCGTACAATCCAGCAATGAGTTAAGACGTTTTGTTCAGCTCACAG GTATTCCTGTGGCGAGTACTTTGATGGGACTAGGAGCGTTTCCAACAGGGGATGAGCTTTCGCTTCAAATGCTAGGGATGCATGGTACTGTTTATTCAAATTACGCGGTGGATAGTAGTGATTTGCTTCTAGCATTTGGAGTGAGGTTTGATGATCGTGTCACGGGTAAATTAGAAACATTTGCAAGCAGAGCAAAAATTGCTCACATTGATATCGACTCCAAAGAGATTGGAAAAAACAAGCAGCCTCATGTATCTATTTGTACTGATATTAAGTTGGCGTTACAGGGGTTGAATTTGATATTAATGGAGAGGAGAAGCGTGTTGAAGCTGAATTTCTCCCCTTGGAGGAAAGAGTTAACAGAGCAAAAATTGAAGTATCCTTTGAAGTACAATTTTTATGGTGGATCTATTCCTCCACAATATGCAATTGAAGTCCTTGATGAGTTAACTAATGGAAATGCTATTATAACAAGTGGTGTAGGGCAACACCAAATGTGGTCTGCTCAATACTATAAGTACAAAAATCCAATGCAGTGTTTGACATCTGGTGGATTTGGTGCGATGGGGTTTGGATTACCTGCTGCAATAGGAGCAGCAATAGCAAGACCAGATGCAATTGTTGTGGACATCGATGGGGATGGTAGTTTCATGATGAATGTGCAAGAGTTAGCAACAGTTAGAGTCGAGAATCTTCCTGTTAAGATGatgattttaaataatcaacatttgGGAATGGCGACACAGTGGGAGGATAGGTTCTATAAGGCGAATAGAGCAGATTCTTATCTCGGAAATCCTTCTAACAAGGCACGGATTTTCCCTAACATGTTGAAATTCGCGGAGGCTTGTGATATACCTGCTGCCCGAGtgattaataataatgatgTTAGAGATGCTATACGAAAGATGTTAGATACTCCTGGACCTTACTTGTTGGATGTGATTGTGTCTCATCAGGAGCATGTTTTGCCTATGATTCCCAGTGATGGGGCTTTTAAGGATGTTATCACGGAGGGCGATGGGAGATGTTCCTACTGA
- the LOC125873577 gene encoding uncharacterized protein LOC125873577: MKFLIRRLKLAYALEKPCPEAPSSEVATDEATLIKEQIAKWQDDDYLCKNYILGGMSNKYYDQYYLKCKFAKEIKDTLKAIHLTEEASSKKFLVSNYMKFKMVDDKSITEQVQEFQLVANNIAISEIALDENFHVGAIVSKLPPSWKEYRSKLLYKKEDLTLAQLLQHLQIEQETRYRDNNILKQPIKKAHVVEEKSTKKEPDNNKF, from the coding sequence ATGAAATTCTTAATAAGACGATTAAAGTTGGCATATGCTCTTGAGAAACCTTGTCCTGAGGCTCCCAGTTCTGAGGTAGCAACGGACGAGGCTACTTTAATTAAAGAACAAATTGCCAAATGGCAAGATGATGATTACTTATGCAAGAATTATATTCTTGGGGGAATGTCCAATAAATATTATGATCAATATTATCTTAAGTGCAAATTTGCTAAGGAGATTAAGGATACTCTTAAAGCTATCCATTTAACAGAAGAGGCGAGTTCAAAGAAATTTCTTGTTTCAAAttatatgaaattcaaaatggTTGATGACAAGTCAATCACTGAACAAGTACAAGAATTTCAACTTGTAGCTAATAACATTGCTATATCTGAAATTGCTCTTGATGAAAACTTTCATGTTGGTGCTATTGTCTCAAAACTTCCTCCATCTTGGAAGGAGTACAGAAGCAAACTCTTGTACAAGAAGGAAGATTTGACTCTTGCACAATTATTGCAACACTTGCAAATTGAACAAGAGACACGATATCGTGACAATAACATCTTGAAACAACCTATCAAGAAAGCTCATGTTGTTGAAGAAAAATCTACCAAGAAGGAACCTgacaataataaattttga